A genome region from Chengkuizengella sp. SCS-71B includes the following:
- the nadB gene encoding L-aspartate oxidase, whose amino-acid sequence MIPQYLIDFSIDELPHIHTDVIVIGSGIAGLFTAIKASKDNDVIMITKKTLLDSNTRYAQGGIAAVMNEKDSPAYHRQDTLIAGAGLCSTEAVNVLVHEGPDGVKDLMKLGTQFDEEDGEIALTKEGAHSQRRILHAYGDATGAEIVRALSEQVRDRENIEMWDDHFVIDLITNDGECCGALIQKSDGERVYVQGKAVVLCTGGSGQLFRYTTNPTIATGDGIAMAYRAGALIKDMEFIQFHPTALYYPGAPRFLISEAVRGEGAVLRNIKGERFMDQYHTQLELAPRDVVARAIVSEMAKTNSTFVYLDISHESPDKVKHRFPTIYQFCLDYGLDLTVDWIPVAPAAHYMMGGVKTDLNGETSVKRLFACGEVSSTGVHGANRLASNSLSEAIVFGRRIVNQINQLASLKQVPEVKVEFDRKHNTQAMVERRLKLQKIMLRYVGLERSLKGLDKGLVELKRQLPVFESHLTKLEEFEFVNLLICALLTTEGAKVREESRGAHYREDFPERDEIVWRKHILHHRDQGIVEECIEHD is encoded by the coding sequence GTGATACCTCAATATTTGATTGATTTTTCAATAGATGAATTACCACATATACATACAGATGTTATCGTGATTGGTTCAGGGATTGCAGGTTTATTTACAGCGATCAAAGCAAGTAAAGACAATGATGTTATTATGATTACGAAAAAAACATTATTAGACAGTAATACTCGATATGCTCAAGGCGGGATAGCAGCTGTTATGAATGAAAAAGATTCCCCTGCTTATCATAGACAAGACACACTAATTGCAGGGGCAGGTTTATGTTCCACAGAAGCAGTGAACGTTCTTGTACATGAAGGGCCTGATGGTGTGAAAGATCTGATGAAGCTGGGAACTCAATTTGATGAAGAAGATGGTGAAATTGCCCTCACGAAGGAAGGGGCTCATAGTCAAAGACGTATATTACATGCGTATGGGGATGCAACAGGTGCTGAAATTGTACGTGCCTTATCGGAGCAAGTCAGAGATAGGGAGAACATTGAAATGTGGGATGACCATTTTGTTATTGATTTGATTACAAACGATGGGGAATGCTGTGGTGCACTCATACAAAAATCTGATGGTGAACGTGTTTATGTACAGGGAAAAGCAGTAGTTCTATGTACAGGAGGCTCTGGACAGCTTTTTCGATACACAACAAATCCAACTATTGCAACAGGTGATGGTATAGCCATGGCGTATCGAGCAGGGGCGCTGATTAAAGATATGGAATTTATACAATTTCATCCAACTGCTTTATATTACCCAGGTGCACCCCGTTTTTTAATATCTGAAGCAGTTAGAGGCGAAGGTGCTGTATTAAGAAACATTAAAGGTGAGCGTTTTATGGATCAATATCATACTCAGCTAGAGCTGGCACCTCGTGATGTAGTAGCTAGAGCAATTGTAAGTGAAATGGCAAAGACGAATTCTACCTTTGTTTATTTAGATATTTCTCATGAATCTCCTGATAAGGTGAAACATCGTTTCCCAACCATTTATCAATTTTGCTTAGATTATGGATTGGATTTAACGGTTGATTGGATCCCTGTGGCACCTGCTGCACATTACATGATGGGTGGAGTGAAAACAGACTTAAATGGAGAAACTTCTGTCAAAAGGTTATTTGCCTGTGGGGAAGTATCTTCAACTGGCGTTCATGGAGCAAATCGTTTAGCAAGCAATTCACTATCTGAAGCGATTGTTTTTGGAAGAAGAATTGTAAATCAAATCAATCAACTTGCTTCTTTGAAACAGGTACCTGAAGTAAAAGTGGAATTTGATCGCAAACATAATACCCAGGCTATGGTTGAAAGGCGATTAAAGCTGCAAAAAATTATGCTTAGGTACGTCGGTCTAGAAAGATCACTAAAAGGATTAGATAAAGGGCTTGTAGAATTGAAGCGACAATTGCCTGTGTTTGAATCACATCTTACGAAGTTAGAGGAGTTTGAATTTGTTAACTTATTAATCTGTGCATTGTTAACTACAGAAGGAGCAAAA